One Xiphias gladius isolate SHS-SW01 ecotype Sanya breed wild chromosome 13, ASM1685928v1, whole genome shotgun sequence genomic window carries:
- the LOC120798117 gene encoding histone deacetylase 4-like isoform X1 has protein sequence MLRTIFEAECSLSPTEGIMGKEQPLEVLKTSALNHIPTVDINSALPLRLPPAAIPMDLRVDHHQQQQQQQQQQQQQQVSSLSPPGQQSPGPLGGTGQAGGGVVAASVREQQLQQELLALKQKQQIQRQILIAEFQRQHEQLSRQHEAQLQEHIKQQQELLALKHQQELLEHQRKMENHRLEQELEKQQREQKLQLLKNKERGQESAVASTEVKMRLQEFVLNKKKALAQRSLNQGGLPNDAPYWYRKTQHSSLDQSSPPQTGVSTYNHPVLGVYNPRDDFPLRKTASEPNLKLRSRLKQKVSERRSSPLLRRRDSPITTAKKRSLDMADSACSSAPGSGPSSPNNSSNNIPNENGINVSVSNNTEASLAQRLCSGAERGSVNQLSLYTSPSLPNITLGLPATATATAASNVTSAQQDGGLQPALSLSPPFLSGGHLTPYLAEAGAGTGGHGAHSPLLQHMVLMEQSPAQSPLVTGVSGLSMSSAASMAKLQRQHRPLGRTQSAPLPQGSAAQAHAQALALQQLVVQQQHQQFLEKHKQQFQQQQLHLNKMMAKPSESPVGRQHQSHPEETEEELREHQDGGALLPGITIKQEPLDPQELQEEAMQQHRERERERQAEQELLFRQQALLLEQQRIHQLRNYQASMEAAGLSISFPGHRPLSRAQSSPASASSFPISVPAPDPPVKPRFTTGLVYDSLMQKHQCMCGNTNSHPEHAGRIQSIWSRLQETGLRAQCECIRGRKATLEELQTVHSEAHVLLYGTNPLRQKLDCSITPMFVRLPCGGVGVDSDTIWNEVHSSSAARLAVGSVVELVFKVATGELKNGFAVVRPPGHHAEESTPMGFCYFNSVAIAAKLLQQRLSVNKILIVDWDVHHGNGTQQAFYDDPNVLYLSIHRYDDGNFFPGSGAPDEVGSGPGVGFNVNVAFTGGLDPPMGDAEYLAAFRSVVMPIANEFAPDIVLVSSGFDAVEGHPPPLGGYTLTSKCFGYLTRQLMTLAGGRVVLALEGGHDLTAICDASEACVATLLGQELDPLPKAVLEQRPNPNAVRSLEKVLETHSKYWRSVHRYSPRLGLSLLEAKRGDSEEAEAVSAMASLSVANTNTMDQSRPEEEPMEEEEPL, from the exons ATGTTGCGGACCATATTTGAAGCagagtgctctctctctcccacagaGGGGATCATGGGAAAGGAGCAGCCGCTGGAGGTTCTGAAGACATCGGCGCTCAACCACATCCCAACAG tGGACATCAACTCGGCGCTGCCCCTGCGTCTCCCTCCCGCCGCCATCCCAATGGACCTGCGCGTGGAccatcaccagcagcagcagcagcagcagcagcagcagcagcagcagcaggtgtccTCGCTCTCCCCGCCTGGTCAGCAGTCGCCCGGCCCCCTCGGAGGTACGGGCCAGGCCGGCGGGGGCGTGGTGGCAGCTTCGGTTcgagagcagcagctgcagcaggagctgCTGGCCCTGAAGCAGAAGCAACAGATCCAGCGGCAGATCCTCATCGCCGAGTTCCAGCGGCAGCACGAGCAGCTGTCCCGCCAGCACGAGGCCCAGCTCCAGGAACACATCAAG CAGCAACAGGAGCTCCTAGCGTTGAAGCACCAGCAGGAGCTGCTTGAGCACCAGAGGAAGATGGAGAACCACCGTCTggagcaggagctggagaaaCAGCAAAGGGAGCAGaaactgcagctgctgaagAACAAGGAGCGGGGGCAAGAGA GCGCTGTAGCCAGTACTGAGGTGAAGATGCGTCTCCAGGAGTTTGTCCTGAACAAGAAGAAGGCCCTGGCCCAGCGGAGCCTCAACCAAGGAGGCCTCCCCAACGACGCTCCTTACTGGTACCG CAAAACCCAGCACAGCTCTCTGGACCAGAGCTCGCCTCCACAGACTGGCGTGTCCACCTACAACCACCCTGTGCTTGGTGTCTACAACCCCCGGGATGACTTCCCACTGCGAAAAACTG CCTCGGAGCCCAACCTGAAGCTGCGCTCCCGGCTGAAGCAGAAGGTAAGCGAGCGGAGGAGCAGCCCGCTGCTGCGTCGCCGAGACAGTCCCATCACCACCGCCAAGAAGCGCTCGCTCGACATGGCAG ACTCTGCGTGTAGCAGTGCTCCCGGCTCAGGCCCAAGCTCCCCAAATAACAGCTCCAACAACATCCCCAATGAGAACGGCATCAATGTGTCAGTCTCCAACAACACAGag GCGTCTCTGGCCCAGAGGCTGTGCAGCGGTGCTGAGCGGGGCTCTGTTAACCAGCTGTCCCTCTACACTTCACCATCCTTACCCAACATCACCCTGGGGCTGCCCGCCACTGCCACGGCCACTGCTGCTTCTAAT GTGACCTCGGCCCAGCAGGATGGAGGTCTGCAGCCGGCCCTCTCCCTCagccctcccttcctctctggTGGCCACTTGACCCCCTACCTGGCCGAGGCGGGAGCAGGAACAGGTGGACATGGTGCGCACAGTCCGCTGCTCCAACACATGGTGCTCATGGAGCAGAGCCCGGCACAGAGCCCCCTGGTGACAG GTGTAAGCGGCCTGTCCATGTCGTCGGCCGCGTCTATGGCCAAGCTGCAGCGGCAGCACCGGCCCCTGGGGAGGACCCAGTCGGCCCCGCTGCCCCAGGGGAGTGCCGCCCAGGCTCATGCTCAGGCCCTGGCCCTGCAGCAGCTGGtggtccagcagcagcaccagcagttCCTGGAGAAGCACAAGCAGCagttccagcagcagcagctccacctCAACAAG ATGATGGCCAAGCCCAGCGAGTCACCTGTGGGGCGCCAGCACCAGAGCCACCCCgaggagacggaggaggagctgagagagCACCAGGATGGGGGAGCTCTGCTGCCGGGGATCACTATCAAGCAGGAGCCCCTCGACCcgcaggagctgcaggaggaggcgATGCAGCAGCACAGGGAGAGGGAGCGGGAGAGGCAGGCGGAGCAGGAGCTGCTTTTCAGACAG CAGGCTTTGTTGTTGGAGCAGCAGCGGATTCACCAACTGAGAAACTATCAGGCCTCCATGGAGGCTGCCGGCTTGTCGATCTCCTTCCCGGGACACCGACCCCTGTCCAGGGCCCAGTCGTCTCCGGCCTCGGCTTCCTCTTTTCCGATCAGCGTCCCTGCCCCCGATCCTCCCGTCAAACCTCGATTCACCACTG GTTTGGTGTACGACTCTTTAATGCAGAAGCACCAGTGTATGTGTGGAAACACCAACAGCCACCCGGAGCACGCGGGACGGATTCAGAGCATCTGGTCCCGGCTGCAGGAGACTGGACTCAGAGCGCAGTGTGAG tgtatcCGAGGGAGGAAGGCCACTCTGGAAGAGCTGCAGACAGTTCACTCCGAAGCCCACGTCCTCCTGTACGGAACCAACCCTCTCCGACAGAAACTTGATT GTTCAATCACTCCCATGTTTGTACGGCTACCGTGTGGTGGGGTCGGG GTGGACAGCGACACCATTTGGAACGAGGTCCACTCCTCCAGCGCGGCTCGTCTCGCCGTCGGCTCCGTAGTGGAGCTTGTTTTCAAAGTGGCTACCGGAGAGCTGAAG AATGGTTTCGCTGTGGTCCGTCCTCCTGGTCACCACGCAGAGGAGAGCACTCCCAT ggGTTTCTGCTACTTCAACTCTGTGGCCATCGCAGCCAAACTGCTGCAGCAGAGACTCAGCGTCAACAAGATCCTCATTGTGGACTGG GACGTTCACCATGGCAACGGCACCCAGCAGGCATTCTACGATGACCCTAATGTCCTTTACCTATCTATTCATCGCTATGACGACGGCAACTTCTTCCCCGGCAGCGGGGCACCTGACGAG GTGGGCAGTGGTCCTGGAGTCGGGTTCAACGTCAACGTTGCCTTTACCGGAGGCCTCGACCCCCCCATGGGAGATGCGGAGTACCTGGCCGCCTTCAG GTCAGTGGTGATGCCCATAGCCAATGAGTTTGCTCCAGACATCGTGCTGGTCTCCTCAGGCTTCGACGCCGTGGAGGGGCACCCTCCACCACTCGGCGGCTACACTCTAACGTCCAAAT GTTTTGGGTATCTGACAAGGCAGCTGATGACCCTCGCTGGAGGCCGGGTGGTCCTGGCCCTCGAGGGGGGTCATGACCTCACCGCCATCTGTGACGCCTCCGAGGCCTGCGTGGCCACCCTGCTCGGCCAGGAG
- the LOC120798117 gene encoding histone deacetylase 4-like isoform X5, whose amino-acid sequence MLRTIFEAECSLSPTEGIMGKEQPLEVLKTSALNHIPTVDINSALPLRLPPAAIPMDLRVDHHQQQQQQQQQQQQQQVSSLSPPGQQSPGPLGGTGQAGGGVVAASVREQQLQQELLALKQKQQIQRQILIAEFQRQHEQLSRQHEAQLQEHIKQQQELLALKHQQELLEHQRKMENHRLEQELEKQQREQKLQLLKNKERGQESAVASTEVKMRLQEFVLNKKKALAQRSLNQGGLPNDAPYWYRKTQHSSLDQSSPPQTGVSTYNHPVLGVYNPRDDFPLRKTASEPNLKLRSRLKQKVSERRSSPLLRRRDSPITTAKKRSLDMADSACSSAPGSGPSSPNNSSNNIPNENGINVSVSNNTEASLAQRLCSGAERGSVNQLSLYTSPSLPNITLGLPATATATAASNVTSAQQDGGLQPALSLSPPFLSGGHLTPYLAEAGAGTGGHGAHSPLLQHMVLMEQSPAQSPLVTGVSGLSMSSAASMAKLQRQHRPLGRTQSAPLPQGSAAQAHAQALALQQLVVQQQHQQFLEKHKQQFQQQQLHLNKMMAKPSESPVGRQHQSHPEETEEELREHQDGGALLPGITIKQEPLDPQELQEEAMQQHRERERERQAEQELLFRQQALLLEQQRIHQLRNYQASMEAAGLSISFPGHRPLSRAQSSPASASSFPISVPAPDPPVKPRFTTGLVYDSLMQKHQCMCGNTNSHPEHAGRIQSIWSRLQETGLRAQCECIRGRKATLEELQTVHSEAHVLLYGTNPLRQKLDCSITPMFVRLPCGGVGVDSDTIWNEVHSSSAARLAVGSVVELVFKVATGELKNGFAVVRPPGHHAEESTPMTFTMATAPSRHSTMTLMSFTYLFIAMTTATSSPAAGHLTRWAVVLESGSTSTLPLPEASTPPWEMRSTWPPSGQW is encoded by the exons ATGTTGCGGACCATATTTGAAGCagagtgctctctctctcccacagaGGGGATCATGGGAAAGGAGCAGCCGCTGGAGGTTCTGAAGACATCGGCGCTCAACCACATCCCAACAG tGGACATCAACTCGGCGCTGCCCCTGCGTCTCCCTCCCGCCGCCATCCCAATGGACCTGCGCGTGGAccatcaccagcagcagcagcagcagcagcagcagcagcagcagcagcaggtgtccTCGCTCTCCCCGCCTGGTCAGCAGTCGCCCGGCCCCCTCGGAGGTACGGGCCAGGCCGGCGGGGGCGTGGTGGCAGCTTCGGTTcgagagcagcagctgcagcaggagctgCTGGCCCTGAAGCAGAAGCAACAGATCCAGCGGCAGATCCTCATCGCCGAGTTCCAGCGGCAGCACGAGCAGCTGTCCCGCCAGCACGAGGCCCAGCTCCAGGAACACATCAAG CAGCAACAGGAGCTCCTAGCGTTGAAGCACCAGCAGGAGCTGCTTGAGCACCAGAGGAAGATGGAGAACCACCGTCTggagcaggagctggagaaaCAGCAAAGGGAGCAGaaactgcagctgctgaagAACAAGGAGCGGGGGCAAGAGA GCGCTGTAGCCAGTACTGAGGTGAAGATGCGTCTCCAGGAGTTTGTCCTGAACAAGAAGAAGGCCCTGGCCCAGCGGAGCCTCAACCAAGGAGGCCTCCCCAACGACGCTCCTTACTGGTACCG CAAAACCCAGCACAGCTCTCTGGACCAGAGCTCGCCTCCACAGACTGGCGTGTCCACCTACAACCACCCTGTGCTTGGTGTCTACAACCCCCGGGATGACTTCCCACTGCGAAAAACTG CCTCGGAGCCCAACCTGAAGCTGCGCTCCCGGCTGAAGCAGAAGGTAAGCGAGCGGAGGAGCAGCCCGCTGCTGCGTCGCCGAGACAGTCCCATCACCACCGCCAAGAAGCGCTCGCTCGACATGGCAG ACTCTGCGTGTAGCAGTGCTCCCGGCTCAGGCCCAAGCTCCCCAAATAACAGCTCCAACAACATCCCCAATGAGAACGGCATCAATGTGTCAGTCTCCAACAACACAGag GCGTCTCTGGCCCAGAGGCTGTGCAGCGGTGCTGAGCGGGGCTCTGTTAACCAGCTGTCCCTCTACACTTCACCATCCTTACCCAACATCACCCTGGGGCTGCCCGCCACTGCCACGGCCACTGCTGCTTCTAAT GTGACCTCGGCCCAGCAGGATGGAGGTCTGCAGCCGGCCCTCTCCCTCagccctcccttcctctctggTGGCCACTTGACCCCCTACCTGGCCGAGGCGGGAGCAGGAACAGGTGGACATGGTGCGCACAGTCCGCTGCTCCAACACATGGTGCTCATGGAGCAGAGCCCGGCACAGAGCCCCCTGGTGACAG GTGTAAGCGGCCTGTCCATGTCGTCGGCCGCGTCTATGGCCAAGCTGCAGCGGCAGCACCGGCCCCTGGGGAGGACCCAGTCGGCCCCGCTGCCCCAGGGGAGTGCCGCCCAGGCTCATGCTCAGGCCCTGGCCCTGCAGCAGCTGGtggtccagcagcagcaccagcagttCCTGGAGAAGCACAAGCAGCagttccagcagcagcagctccacctCAACAAG ATGATGGCCAAGCCCAGCGAGTCACCTGTGGGGCGCCAGCACCAGAGCCACCCCgaggagacggaggaggagctgagagagCACCAGGATGGGGGAGCTCTGCTGCCGGGGATCACTATCAAGCAGGAGCCCCTCGACCcgcaggagctgcaggaggaggcgATGCAGCAGCACAGGGAGAGGGAGCGGGAGAGGCAGGCGGAGCAGGAGCTGCTTTTCAGACAG CAGGCTTTGTTGTTGGAGCAGCAGCGGATTCACCAACTGAGAAACTATCAGGCCTCCATGGAGGCTGCCGGCTTGTCGATCTCCTTCCCGGGACACCGACCCCTGTCCAGGGCCCAGTCGTCTCCGGCCTCGGCTTCCTCTTTTCCGATCAGCGTCCCTGCCCCCGATCCTCCCGTCAAACCTCGATTCACCACTG GTTTGGTGTACGACTCTTTAATGCAGAAGCACCAGTGTATGTGTGGAAACACCAACAGCCACCCGGAGCACGCGGGACGGATTCAGAGCATCTGGTCCCGGCTGCAGGAGACTGGACTCAGAGCGCAGTGTGAG tgtatcCGAGGGAGGAAGGCCACTCTGGAAGAGCTGCAGACAGTTCACTCCGAAGCCCACGTCCTCCTGTACGGAACCAACCCTCTCCGACAGAAACTTGATT GTTCAATCACTCCCATGTTTGTACGGCTACCGTGTGGTGGGGTCGGG GTGGACAGCGACACCATTTGGAACGAGGTCCACTCCTCCAGCGCGGCTCGTCTCGCCGTCGGCTCCGTAGTGGAGCTTGTTTTCAAAGTGGCTACCGGAGAGCTGAAG AATGGTTTCGCTGTGGTCCGTCCTCCTGGTCACCACGCAGAGGAGAGCACTCCCAT GACGTTCACCATGGCAACGGCACCCAGCAGGCATTCTACGATGACCCTAATGTCCTTTACCTATCTATTCATCGCTATGACGACGGCAACTTCTTCCCCGGCAGCGGGGCACCTGACGAG GTGGGCAGTGGTCCTGGAGTCGGGTTCAACGTCAACGTTGCCTTTACCGGAGGCCTCGACCCCCCCATGGGAGATGCGGAGTACCTGGCCGCCTTCAG GTCAGTGGTGA